The segment GTGCTGGATATTCAAACTTTAATATGTTAGTAAATCTTAATATCTCATATGTAAAAATTGATGGTTCATTAATAAGAAGTATAGATAAATCTGAAAATCAAAAAATCATCGTAAAAACAATTGATGAATTTGCTAAAAAATTTGGTTTTAAAACTGTTGCTGAATTTGTATCTAGTGAAGAGATTTACGAAGTAATAAAAGAGATTGGAGTTGACTTTTCGCAAGGGTACTACTTTGATGCACCCCTAAGTTATGATCAAATTAAATAACTAGCTAAGCCAGTTATTTAATGTTTCATCTTTATCAAAAAGTTTTGATTTTACCCTAGCAATATTAGCTATAGAAATCAATTCTTTACTAGCTTTTTCTAAATTATCATTTATAATAAAATAATCATATTTTTGAAAGAATCTAATTTCACTTTTTGCATTTTGAATTCTTCTATCAATAACTTCTTGAGAATCTGTACCTCTATTTGTTAATCTATCTTCTAAATCTTTTAAACTTGGAGTTGTTATAAATACTGAAGTTACAACCTTATCCATTTTTTTTCTAACTATATCGTGACCTTGAACATCAATATCAAAGATTACAATTTTACCCTCATTTAAAGCTTTTTTAATAGGCTTAAGTGACGTTCCATAGTAATTTCCATGAACTTCTGCCCATTCTAAAAAATTTCCAGTTTTTATATCTTCTTGAAACTCTTCTCTTGTTGTAAAAAGATAATCTACTCCATGTTTTTCACCAACTCTTGGCTCTCTTGTAGTAGTTGAAATTGAAAAATAGTATTCATCAATCTCTTTATATACATTTTTTAAAAGTGTTGACTTTCCACATCCACTAGGACCTGAAAGAATTAAAATAGCACCTTTATTTTCCATTATTTATTCACCCTTAAAGATAAAGTCACATCTACATCTTCACCATTTGAAAGTCTATCAATAACACCTTGATCAAACTTTTGTAAAAAAGGTTTTAGTTCAGAGATATTGTAATTATTTAATATTAATTTAATTGGCTGATCTTTATTTTCTTGAAGATTAAACTCATACTCTTCAACTTCATTTAAAGCATCATCTATTATTTGATTTATATCTTTCCAATCATTTTTAGAAACTACTTCAGAAAAATCCAACTCTTTTTCTTCTAATAAATCTGTAATTTTATGTAGTTCTTGATTGTCTAATACACCACCACTGTTTAATGAAGCAATTGTAACTATTGATTCATCATTATCTTCTTCTATAGTATCAGCAATATCATCTGCTAATGATTCTACATAACTTGAAATAACTTCTTCCTCATCAAATTCAAACTTTTTAGGTTTGTTTTCTTCTTTTATATCCTCTTTTATAAACTCTACTTGTTCTTTTAATAAACTTTCTAAGTGATTTGGTAAAAAAGGCCTTTGGATAATAAAATCCCTTGATTTATCAAATGGCAATTCTTCACTTACAATTGCAGCTAATTTTTTTGTATGTTGCTTTAGTCTATTAAAATCATCATCAACAAACTCTTCATCAATAATAATAAAATCTACTTTTTCCTCTACCTTTATTGAGTCTTGAACACTTAAAACTACATTTAGTTTTTTACAAACTAATGTAAAAATTTTTTCAATAATAGGTGTTTTTGTAACTAATATTAAATTCATCTATTTTAACTCTTTTAATTCTAAATTCTCTAACTTATAAACTTTATCACACTGCATTGCTAAATCATCTTCGTGGGTTACAAGTATCATCCCAGAATTGTTTTCTCTAACATATTCATGTAATCTATCCATAACTATCTGCGCAGTAGTTTTATCTAAATTTCCTGTGGGTTCATCTGCAAATATAATTTTAGGTTTCTTTGTTAAAACCCTAGCGATAGACAGTCTTTGTTGTTGTCCACCACTTAATTCCCCTACTCCTTGATTAATCACAAAATCGATTTCTAGCTTTTTTAATAGCTTTTCATCAATCTCATTTTCACTCAAAAGTGTTGCAATTTTTAAATTGTCATTAGCAGAAAAACCACGAAATAAATAATGCGCTTGAAATATTATACCAAAATCATCTCTTCTAATCTTTAAGAGAGTATTTTTATTTAGTTTATATATATTTTGATTATTATAATTAACTTTACCAAATTTTGGTTCAAGCAATGATGATAAAATGTTTAATAAAGTTGATTTACCACTACCACTTTTTCCAATAATAGCAATAGTTTGTTTTTCTTGTAGTGTGAAATTTATATTTTCAAAAAGTTTATAATCAAATTCGTGAGTTAAATTTTTAGCTTCTAAGAGTATTTTTTGTGCTTGTGTAATGGGCTTGATTATTTTTTTATCTTCACCCATTACTTCCACTTTTTTAGATTTCTTTTTAGTTACCCATTTGTGCAGCAACTTCTGCAGCGAAATCTTCTTCTTTTTTCTCGATACCTTCACCAAGTTCAAATCTTACATATTCAACTAATTCAATTGACTCATCACAAGCTTTAATTGCTTGCTCAACTGTCATTGAATCATCCATAACGTAAGTTTGAGATAATAAAGCATGAGTTTTATCTAATTGAGTATTATCTTCAATCCATCTAGCAATTTTACCTTTAACGATGTTTCCGATAATTTTCTCTGGTTTACCTTCAGCTAATAATTCTTCTTTCATTTTAGCTTCAGCAGCAGCAATAGCTTCATCAGTTAATTGTTGCATTGAAACATATTCAGGAATATTTTTAAGAGGTTTTCCAAGTCTTACTAACTCTTCATTCTCTTTTTCAATATCAGCAATAATTGCTTTGTTTTCAGATTCAATAAAATCTGCAGCTAAATCTTTATAAGAGATAACTGATGGTTTCATTGAAGCAGCGTGCATAGCTACTTTTTTTAATAACTCAGCAGTTTTTTCTTTTGCCTCATCTGAACATTTAGCAGATAAAACAACTCCAACTTTACCCATGTGAACATAACCGTTTACAACAGTACCTTCAACATTTACAACTTTTCTTGCAACTAAGTTTTCACCAATAACTGCAATTTTTTCGTTTAAGTAAGTTGTGAAGTCTTGTCCATCAATAGTTGAAGATGCTAAAGATTCAGCATCTGCAATTGCATTTACTTGAGCATGCTCAGTAATTGCTTTTGTTAAATTAAGGAACTGCTCATTTTTAGCAACGAAGTCAGTTTGTGAGTTAACTTCAGTCATAGTTGCTTTAGTATTGTCTTCATTTACTAAAATTGTTACAATACCTTCAGCAGCTACATTAGCAGATTTTTTAGCAGCTTTAGCAAGACCTTGCTCTCTAAGCCACTTTTGAGCTTCTTCTAAATCTCCATTACACTCATTTAATGCTTTTTTACAATCAAGCATTCCTGCACCAGATTTTTCTCTTAACTCTTTAATTAATTTTGGAGTTGCTCCTGCCATAATTATGCTTCCTCTGTTGTTTCTTCAGTTTCTACTGCTTCAGATTCACCTTCAGCTACTGCTTCAGCCACTACTTCTGCTTGCTCTTCTTCAGATACTGGTGCTTCTTCTCCAGTTTCTTCAGCTAATGCAGCTCTACCCTCTAACATAGCTTCAGCCATTTCGTTACAGAATAATTGAATTGATCTAATAGCATCGTCATTTCCTGGAATTGGTAAATCAACTACATCCGGATCACAGTTTGTATCTAAAGGAGCTACAACTTTGATTCCTAATCTTCTTGCTTCTTGGATAGCAATTTTTTCTTTAACTGCATCTAGAACGAACATCATATCTGGTAATTTATTCATCTCTTTGATTCCACCAAGATATAATTCTAATTTTTCTTCTTTTCTAGTAAGCATTAAAGCTTCTTTTTTAGTTAAAAGATCTAATTGACCTTCTTCTCTCATTTTTTTAATAACTTCTAATTTTCTAATTGATTTTTTAATTGTTCCATAGTTAGTTAACATTCCACCTAACCATCTGTGGTTTACATAAGGCATTCCACATTTGATAGCTGCATCTTTAACTGCTTGAGAAGCTTGTTTTTTTGTACCAACAAAAATCATAGTCTCACCTTGAGCAGCTGCATCTCTAACTACATTATATGTATATCTGAAATATCTTAACGTCTTTTGTAAGTCGATAATATAAATATTTTTTCTAACACCAAAAATGTATTTTTTCATTTTTGGATTCCATCTTCTTGTTTGGTGTCCGAAGTGTACACCACACTCTAGTAGGTCTTTCATTGTAACCATAGTTTTTCCTTGTTTTTTTATATGTTTGTCTTCTTTTTCAACACAAGAATAAATCTTGCTAAAAAGAACCAAAACCTAAAGAGAACAACGTGTTGTTCTTTTAAGTAAACGTATCTGGGTTTAGCCTCTGTGCCCCTTAATGGCAAGTACAATTTACTTGTCACAACCCATACCAGGATTGACACATGTGAGGTTTCTATTTAAAATAGAGTCGTGATTTTATCTAAAATAGCTTTAATTAAGCTTTAAGTAAGTTTGTTTAAAGAATTAAATTTTTTGATTTTTTAATTTTATTTTGTTTGCTTTTAAAAATATCATCCACAAAAACCAAAAACTTATAGTAATACCAATGGCACCATAAATTGCAGGTATAGGATTTTCTAAATCACTTATTGAGCCAGCATATGCAATTACAGATAAATATGGTATTGTTCCCAATGACCAAGCAATGAAAAATCTTTTTATTGACATACTGCAAGTTCCTGCTAAACAAGCTGAAATCTCCGGAAGCATAGGTACTGCTCTTGATAAAATTAGTACAAGGATTCCATGTTTATTAAATAAATCTTTCATTTGCTCAATTTGTTCTTGGTCTGACGTTAATCTATTTAAAATTTTTAAACCATATTTTCTTGACAAAAAATACCCAGTAAAAGAAGCCAATAAAAGCCCAAAAAAGGTGTATAAAAATGCTAATTCAAACCCTAAAAAATACCCTGCAAGAATTATTACTGTCATTGTAGGTACTGCAATAAATAAATCTACTAAAAGTAAAAATACAATCAAAAAGCCTAAAATATATGATGGTTGAGATTTTAAAACTTCAAAAACCTCTTTTATATCAGAAACAGTCAATATTCCACTAAATTTTATTAAAATTAAAGTTGATGTGAAAATTAACATTAAAATTAATACACTTTTAATAAGAAGTCGCATCTTTTACCCATTTATTTTTTAAATTAAGGAAGATTATTAAAAGTGGATTTAATATCAACTTGATAAAATATATTAATATAAAAAATATATTAATGAGTCATTAATTTAACTAGTATTAAGTTTTTATTAACTAAAATTCTATATTCTAAAATTAAGCAAGTTCCAAGGGTTGGAACGACAACATAGCTTTTCTTGTCAACACTGCTTTTTAGGAAAACTTATATTTATTTGAGGTTTTCATGAATCGAAGCAAAAAAATCATTCTTTTAAGTCATTGTATACTTAATTCTAATGCAAAAGTTTATTCCTTAGCGAATTATAGCGGGTGTATATCTGAACTTATTACTTCTTTATGTGATAAAGGTTACGGAATTTTGCAATTACCATGTCCAGAGATGCTAACCTGTGGGGTTAATAGATGGGGAATGGTAAAAGAACAATGCGATACAGCAATATATAAAAAACAATACAAAAAAATGCTACTTCCTATTATAAATCAATTAATTGATTATAAAAATAATGGATATGAAATAAAAGGCTGCATTGGTATAGATGGAAGTCCAAATTGTGGCATAAATAAAACCTGCAGAGCTGATTGGAAAGGGGAGATAGATAAATTTTTTGATTTAGAAAAAAAGTTAAACTCTTTACAAACAGTGAATGAAGCAGGCATTTTTATGGAAGTGTTTTTTAAATTACTTAAAAAGAACAATTTAGAGTTATCTTTTTTTGCTTTAGATGAAGAAAATCCAACAGCCTTAGTTAAGGCTATACAAAAGGAACTTTTATGAAAAAATTTTTTACAGGCTTATTGTTAACATTTGGTATATTTGCAAATGCTCAACAAGATGTTATTACAGTTGGTTTATGTGCAGCGTATCCACCATTTGAATCAAGAGATGAAAAAAGTGGAAATATTGTTGGTTTTGATATCGATTTAGCAAATGAAATTGGTAAAATCATTGGTAAAAAAGTTGAAATTAAAGATGCAGAGTGGCAAGCTCTACTTGGTGGACTTAAAAATGACAACTATGACATTATATTAAGTGCTATGAGTAGACAAGAAGCTGGTGAAAACAATGTAAATTTATCAGATACTTATTACTTACTAAATGATGTATTAATAGTAAAAAAAGATAATAATAAAATCAATTCACAAAAAGATTTAGCTGGTAAAACTGTTGGTGTTCAACTTGGAAGTGGAAGTGAACAAGTTGTTGATAAATTAAATGGACTTGGGAAAGTAGCTAGATATAACTATAATCCAGAAGCATTTTTAGATTTGAAACACAATCGTATTGATGCTGTTGTTGTTGGGTATGCTTATGCATTAAATCAAAAAGATTTTAATAATGAATATAAAATTGTTGATAAACTAGCACCGGCAGAATTAGTTGTTGTTATGAAAAAAGGGAAAGATGATTTAACAAAACAAGTTAATGAGGCTTTAAAAACTTTAAAAGATAACGGTACATACGATAAATTAATTAACAAATGGCTGGCAGTAAAATAAGTGAATTTTAGCGCTGTCTTTGATAACTTGGGGTTTCTTTTAGAAGCCTCATGGCTTACAATTTATCTCTCTTTTGTATCTTTTGTAATTGCACTATTTATTGGTGTAATTGTGGGTACACTAAGAAGCTTAAAGACAAACTACTTTATTAAATTTTTAATCAGCTCATATATTGAAATTTTTAGGGGAACACCTTTACTTATTCAACTATTTTTTATATATTATGGCCTACCACAAATTGGTATTACAATGTCAAGTCATCAAGCTGCTATTATAGGTTTGTCTTTAAATTTTGGTGCATATATGGCTGAAATTGTTAGAGCTGGAATTCAAGCAATACCAAAAGGACAATATGAGGCTTCAAATTCCTTAGGACTTAGCAAAATTCAGATGTTTATACATATAATCTATCCGCAAGCATTTAAAATAGTCTTACCTCCACTTACAAATACCTATGCATCTATTTTAAAAGATAGTTCACTAGTTTCAGTTCTTTCAATAACTGAATTAACAAGAGCAGGTCAACTTATATATGTACGAACTTATGAACCTTTTGAAATATATTTAACACTTGGAGTTTTTTATTTTATAATGACATACACAATAGCAATTTTCTCTAAACATTTAGAACGAAAAGTTAATAGAACTAAATAAAACCACAGAATTCAATCCATAGTTTTGTACTTTTTATGATTTTTAAGTAAAATTTTCCAAAAAGGATTTTTATGCTTTTTAATCAAACTTTTAAAGAAGAAAAAATCAAATTTGATAATAGTGAAATCAATTTCTTACATGGAGGAAAAGGTGAAGCTCTTTTATTAATACATGGCTTTCCTCAAACCCATACAATGTGGCACAAAGTTGCCAAAGAACTTGCTAAAAAATATTATATTGTTTGTCCTGATTTAAGAGGTTATGGTGATAGTTTCAAACCTATAGGCTTAAAAGACCACTCAAATTATTCAAAAAAAGTTATGGCAAAAGATATGATTAATGTAATGGATTATTTAGGATTAAAAAAATTTTATGTAGCAGGTCATGATAGAGGTGCTAGAGTTGCCCACAGGATTTGCTTAGATTATGAAGAAAAAATTTTAAAAGCATGTTTTATGGATATAGCCCCCACATACCATATGTTTGAAAATACAAATCAAGCTTTTGCTACGGGATATTATCATTGGTTTTTTCTTATTCAGCCAGATTATCTACCTGAAAAAATGATAGGTGATGACCCAGCATATTATTTAAAAGAAAAACTTAAAAGATGGAGTGACAAAGATATAGCCTTTGAAGAAAAGTTTGATGATAAGGCAATAAATGAGTATATAAGATGTTATGATGAAGCTTCAATCCATGGAAGCTGTGAAGATTATAGAGCGGCAGCATCAATCGATATGATAGATGATGAAAAGACAAGAAATAGGAAATTAAATACCCCATTATTGGTTTTGTGGGGAGAGAAAGGTTTTGTAAATAAAACCTATGATGTAATTAAAATTTGGCAAGATTATGCAAATAATGTACAAGGAAAGACACTGCCTTGTGGACATTTTTTACCTGAAGAAAAACCCAATGAAGTAATTGATGAATTAAAAATTTTTTTTAATTAATTTTGATAATATAATGACAATATACAAATAAATTATTAGGAGCCAATTTGCCAGTACCACCTGAATATAGAGTAGCCCAACAAGTTTTTGAGTCATTTATGAAAGATGCTGCTATTGAATGCAATGTTCAAACTACCCATATGGTATATAATATTGTTGTAGGTGTATTTCATACATTTAGAAGAAGACTTGCATTTAAAGAAGCCATAGAATTTGCATATGTACTTCCTCCCTTAATACTAGCTTTATTTATTGCTGAATGGGATGTGGAAGAGAAACAAGTGCCATTTAAAGATAGAGAAGAGATGACTAAAGAGGTAAAATCTGTAAGACATGAACACAATTTTTCACCAGATACAGCAATTATTAATGTTGCTACTGCATTGAGAAAACATGTTAATATAAGAGACTTCGATAACTATTTATCAAAACTTTCAAAGGAAGCACAAGATTATTGGAATACGAAATAAATATTATGAAATCTACTTATTTATTAGAATATTTTTCTTCCCTAATACCAAAGCTTGAAAATAGGGAAGAAAATTAAAGTATATTTTATTTATGCACTTATTGCATGGTGTATTTCATTTTCATAAGCACAATCTTTAATAATATTGTATCCATGATTTAATGCTAAAGCAATTGAACCACCAATATCACCTGCAATATCACCTGCTAAATAGATACCTTCTGAATTTAAATTATGTTCATCAACAACTGGTTTATCCTGTTCATCTAAAAGAACACTACAATTTTTTAAGAACTCTTTTGGTGTCATTCCACCTAAAGCATAAATTATCCTATCATATTTTTTAATTTCTCCATTTGTATAAAACACTTTAAACTGTCCATCTTCATCTTCAAGTTTTTCAATATCAACTCCAAGCATAAGTTTAATCTCACCATCTTGGGCACAATCCATTAGATTTTTCACATTTTTTGGATTTGCTTTTGTTATCTCCTCACGTCTGTAATTAAAAGTAACTATATTATCTTGATGGATAAAATATGCATATTCACATGCACTATCTCCACCACCAACAACTAAAACTTCTTCATTTCCTTTACAGTCTGCTATTGTATGATTTGCTTTTTTTCTAAGAGTTGATGGTATTTTATAACTTGGTTTATTAGGTTTTGCCATTTTACCAATTGCAACAACAATATTTTTTGCTAAATACATCTCTTTATTTGTAGTAATGATTTTATATAAATTACCATATTTTTTAACCCTAGAAACTTCCGTATTAAATTTTGCATTTATAAGGTTTTTTTCTAAGGCATCATCAAAAAGGTCTAAAGTACTCTCTTTAGTTCCATCTTCAAAATCTATATGTCCTTTAAGGTCTACTTCTATCCCTTTCCAGTCTTTATCAACTGGCTTATTGTCATTAAAATATTTTCTGATAGTATCTGAGTGATTATCACTCTTTTCTAAAACCAAAATATTTTTTAAACCAAAAATCACAGCTTCACATGAAGTTGCGATTCCTGCAGGTCCGGCACCAATAACGGCTATGTCATAAATTCTATTCATGTCATCCTCCTAAAGGGTGGTTCTTTTTTAAGAACAGTTACCAATACTACAATTATTAAAAAGTAGTAAAACCTATTAATCATTTTTTTGATTATACACCCTATAAAAAATTAAATAGGATAATTTTTGTCTACTTTTTAATCATATCTTTTAAAATTACTTTTTATAAACTATTTATCTTTTTGCTTTTAAATTTTCCTTTTGATAAAATACGCTCAATTAATAAAAAAGAGAACTAATGGATAACAACATAATTTCAAATATAAAAAATGAGATTTCAAAAGTAATAATTGGTCAAGGTGATATGGTTGATGCCATATTAATTGGACTTTTAACAAATGGTCATATTTTATTAGAGGGAGTTCCAGGCCTTGCTAAAACAACAACAGTTAAAACTG is part of the Arcobacter arenosus genome and harbors:
- the gmk gene encoding guanylate kinase, with translation MENKGAILILSGPSGCGKSTLLKNVYKEIDEYYFSISTTTREPRVGEKHGVDYLFTTREEFQEDIKTGNFLEWAEVHGNYYGTSLKPIKKALNEGKIVIFDIDVQGHDIVRKKMDKVVTSVFITTPSLKDLEDRLTNRGTDSQEVIDRRIQNAKSEIRFFQKYDYFIINDNLEKASKELISIANIARVKSKLFDKDETLNNWLS
- a CDS encoding ABC transporter ATP-binding protein; the protein is MGEDKKIIKPITQAQKILLEAKNLTHEFDYKLFENINFTLQEKQTIAIIGKSGSGKSTLLNILSSLLEPKFGKVNYNNQNIYKLNKNTLLKIRRDDFGIIFQAHYLFRGFSANDNLKIATLLSENEIDEKLLKKLEIDFVINQGVGELSGGQQQRLSIARVLTKKPKIIFADEPTGNLDKTTAQIVMDRLHEYVRENNSGMILVTHEDDLAMQCDKVYKLENLELKELK
- the tsf gene encoding translation elongation factor Ts, whose translation is MAGATPKLIKELREKSGAGMLDCKKALNECNGDLEEAQKWLREQGLAKAAKKSANVAAEGIVTILVNEDNTKATMTEVNSQTDFVAKNEQFLNLTKAITEHAQVNAIADAESLASSTIDGQDFTTYLNEKIAVIGENLVARKVVNVEGTVVNGYVHMGKVGVVLSAKCSDEAKEKTAELLKKVAMHAASMKPSVISYKDLAADFIESENKAIIADIEKENEELVRLGKPLKNIPEYVSMQQLTDEAIAAAEAKMKEELLAEGKPEKIIGNIVKGKIARWIEDNTQLDKTHALLSQTYVMDDSMTVEQAIKACDESIELVEYVRFELGEGIEKKEEDFAAEVAAQMGN
- the rpsB gene encoding 30S ribosomal protein S2 — its product is MVTMKDLLECGVHFGHQTRRWNPKMKKYIFGVRKNIYIIDLQKTLRYFRYTYNVVRDAAAQGETMIFVGTKKQASQAVKDAAIKCGMPYVNHRWLGGMLTNYGTIKKSIRKLEVIKKMREEGQLDLLTKKEALMLTRKEEKLELYLGGIKEMNKLPDMMFVLDAVKEKIAIQEARRLGIKVVAPLDTNCDPDVVDLPIPGNDDAIRSIQLFCNEMAEAMLEGRAALAEETGEEAPVSEEEQAEVVAEAVAEGESEAVETEETTEEA
- a CDS encoding TVP38/TMEM64 family protein, which encodes MRLLIKSVLILMLIFTSTLILIKFSGILTVSDIKEVFEVLKSQPSYILGFLIVFLLLVDLFIAVPTMTVIILAGYFLGFELAFLYTFFGLLLASFTGYFLSRKYGLKILNRLTSDQEQIEQMKDLFNKHGILVLILSRAVPMLPEISACLAGTCSMSIKRFFIAWSLGTIPYLSVIAYAGSISDLENPIPAIYGAIGITISFWFLWMIFLKANKIKLKNQKI
- a CDS encoding CD3072 family TudS-related putative desulfidase, with the protein product MNRSKKIILLSHCILNSNAKVYSLANYSGCISELITSLCDKGYGILQLPCPEMLTCGVNRWGMVKEQCDTAIYKKQYKKMLLPIINQLIDYKNNGYEIKGCIGIDGSPNCGINKTCRADWKGEIDKFFDLEKKLNSLQTVNEAGIFMEVFFKLLKKNNLELSFFALDEENPTALVKAIQKELL
- a CDS encoding transporter substrate-binding domain-containing protein translates to MKKFFTGLLLTFGIFANAQQDVITVGLCAAYPPFESRDEKSGNIVGFDIDLANEIGKIIGKKVEIKDAEWQALLGGLKNDNYDIILSAMSRQEAGENNVNLSDTYYLLNDVLIVKKDNNKINSQKDLAGKTVGVQLGSGSEQVVDKLNGLGKVARYNYNPEAFLDLKHNRIDAVVVGYAYALNQKDFNNEYKIVDKLAPAELVVVMKKGKDDLTKQVNEALKTLKDNGTYDKLINKWLAVK
- a CDS encoding amino acid ABC transporter permease, giving the protein MNFSAVFDNLGFLLEASWLTIYLSFVSFVIALFIGVIVGTLRSLKTNYFIKFLISSYIEIFRGTPLLIQLFFIYYGLPQIGITMSSHQAAIIGLSLNFGAYMAEIVRAGIQAIPKGQYEASNSLGLSKIQMFIHIIYPQAFKIVLPPLTNTYASILKDSSLVSVLSITELTRAGQLIYVRTYEPFEIYLTLGVFYFIMTYTIAIFSKHLERKVNRTK
- a CDS encoding alpha/beta fold hydrolase; translated protein: MLFNQTFKEEKIKFDNSEINFLHGGKGEALLLIHGFPQTHTMWHKVAKELAKKYYIVCPDLRGYGDSFKPIGLKDHSNYSKKVMAKDMINVMDYLGLKKFYVAGHDRGARVAHRICLDYEEKILKACFMDIAPTYHMFENTNQAFATGYYHWFFLIQPDYLPEKMIGDDPAYYLKEKLKRWSDKDIAFEEKFDDKAINEYIRCYDEASIHGSCEDYRAAASIDMIDDEKTRNRKLNTPLLVLWGEKGFVNKTYDVIKIWQDYANNVQGKTLPCGHFLPEEKPNEVIDELKIFFN
- a CDS encoding DUF2267 domain-containing protein encodes the protein MPVPPEYRVAQQVFESFMKDAAIECNVQTTHMVYNIVVGVFHTFRRRLAFKEAIEFAYVLPPLILALFIAEWDVEEKQVPFKDREEMTKEVKSVRHEHNFSPDTAIINVATALRKHVNIRDFDNYLSKLSKEAQDYWNTK
- a CDS encoding NAD(P)-binding domain-containing protein, whose amino-acid sequence is MNRIYDIAVIGAGPAGIATSCEAVIFGLKNILVLEKSDNHSDTIRKYFNDNKPVDKDWKGIEVDLKGHIDFEDGTKESTLDLFDDALEKNLINAKFNTEVSRVKKYGNLYKIITTNKEMYLAKNIVVAIGKMAKPNKPSYKIPSTLRKKANHTIADCKGNEEVLVVGGGDSACEYAYFIHQDNIVTFNYRREEITKANPKNVKNLMDCAQDGEIKLMLGVDIEKLEDEDGQFKVFYTNGEIKKYDRIIYALGGMTPKEFLKNCSVLLDEQDKPVVDEHNLNSEGIYLAGDIAGDIGGSIALALNHGYNIIKDCAYENEIHHAISA